Proteins encoded in a region of the Streptomyces akebiae genome:
- a CDS encoding glutamyl-tRNA reductase, producing the protein MSLLVVGLSHRSAPVSVLERAALSLDAQIKLLQDTVAAEPATEAAVLATCNRIELYADVDKFHAGVAELSTLLAQHSGVGLDEITPYLYVHYEDRAVHHLFSVACGLDSMVVGEGQILGQIKDSLARAQELHTAGRLLNDLFQQSLRVGKRAHSETGIDRAGQSLVTFGLEQFTAGGDVASWARGKRAVVMGAGSMSSLAAATLARAGVGEIVIANRTYDRAERLAHLLEEQYGQGLTEQGGTDALARAVPMESVQDELTRADVVISCTGATGLVLTAEMVAAAVEGRVPDGTLPAETETRGDVRTALPPTSIGSDDDCPLDLPAVQGGGFSVHGEAAVAGMDAATLEQHAAWVDNATVDRRTSRRAPEREAARTPAADAELIAALVATVAVTGRITELRRPEPVAEVPRPAPVLALLDLAMPRDIDAAAHRLAGVRLVDIESLAEVSADAPMAADVDMVRRIVSDEVAAFGAAQRAAHITPTVVALRAMAADVVAGEIARLEGRLPGLDDKHRGEITQTVRRVVDKLLHAPTVRVKQLAAEPGGAGYADALRTLFDLDQETVAAVSRAEDSSSSENDAENRGRS; encoded by the coding sequence ATGAGCCTTCTGGTCGTCGGACTGAGTCACCGCAGTGCTCCGGTGAGCGTGCTGGAGCGGGCCGCGCTGTCCCTGGACGCGCAGATCAAGTTGCTTCAGGACACGGTCGCCGCCGAGCCGGCCACGGAGGCCGCCGTCCTCGCCACCTGCAACCGCATCGAGCTGTATGCCGACGTGGACAAGTTCCACGCGGGCGTCGCCGAGCTGTCCACGCTGCTCGCCCAGCACAGCGGGGTGGGGCTCGACGAGATCACTCCCTATCTGTACGTGCACTACGAGGACCGGGCCGTCCACCATCTGTTCTCCGTGGCCTGCGGACTCGACTCCATGGTCGTCGGCGAGGGGCAGATCCTCGGACAGATCAAGGACTCGCTGGCCCGCGCGCAGGAGCTGCACACCGCCGGGCGACTGCTGAACGACCTGTTCCAGCAGAGCCTCAGGGTCGGCAAGCGGGCCCACTCCGAGACCGGGATCGACCGGGCCGGACAGTCGCTGGTGACCTTCGGCCTGGAGCAGTTCACCGCCGGTGGCGACGTCGCGAGCTGGGCCCGGGGCAAGCGGGCCGTGGTGATGGGCGCCGGATCGATGTCCTCGCTGGCCGCCGCGACGCTCGCGCGGGCCGGCGTCGGCGAGATCGTGATCGCCAACCGGACGTACGACCGGGCCGAGCGGCTCGCGCACCTGCTCGAAGAGCAGTACGGACAGGGCCTGACCGAACAGGGCGGAACGGACGCGCTGGCCCGCGCGGTCCCGATGGAATCGGTGCAGGACGAGCTGACACGTGCTGACGTCGTCATCTCCTGCACGGGCGCCACGGGCCTGGTCCTGACCGCCGAGATGGTCGCCGCGGCCGTCGAGGGCCGGGTGCCCGACGGCACGCTCCCCGCGGAGACCGAGACGCGTGGCGACGTACGGACGGCCCTGCCGCCGACGTCCATCGGCAGCGACGACGACTGCCCCCTCGACCTGCCCGCCGTGCAGGGCGGCGGCTTCTCCGTGCACGGGGAGGCCGCGGTCGCCGGGATGGACGCGGCCACGCTGGAGCAGCACGCGGCCTGGGTCGACAACGCGACCGTGGACCGGCGTACGAGCCGTCGCGCGCCGGAGCGTGAGGCCGCGCGCACGCCCGCCGCCGACGCCGAGCTGATCGCCGCGCTCGTCGCGACCGTGGCCGTCACCGGGCGGATCACCGAGCTGCGCCGGCCCGAGCCCGTCGCCGAGGTGCCCAGGCCCGCGCCCGTGCTGGCGCTGCTGGACCTGGCGATGCCCCGGGACATCGACGCCGCCGCGCACCGGCTGGCCGGCGTGCGGCTGGTCGACATCGAGTCGCTCGCCGAGGTCTCCGCCGACGCGCCCATGGCCGCCGACGTCGACATGGTGCGGAGGATCGTTTCGGACGAGGTGGCCGCCTTCGGCGCCGCTCAGCGGGCCGCGCACATCACACCCACCGTCGTGGCGCTGCGCGCCATGGCCGCCGATGTGGTCGCCGGTGAGATCGCCCGCCTGGAGGGCCGGCTGCCCGGCCTCGACGACAAGCACCGCGGCGAGATCACCCAGACCGTGCGGCGCGTCGTCGACAAGCTGCTGCACGCTCCGACCGTACGGGTCAAGCAGCTTGCGGCCGAGCCGGGCGGCGCCGGGTACGCGGACGCGCTGCGCACCCTGTTCGACCTGGACCAGGAGACGGTCGCGGCCGTGTCCCGGGCCGAGGACAGCAGCAGTTCAGAGAACGACGCCGAGAACCGAGGGCGATCATGA
- a CDS encoding helix-turn-helix domain-containing protein, which yields MAAAGERPLNEVQFLTVAEVAAVMRVSKMTVYRLVHSGHLPAIRVGRSFRVPEQAVHEYLRESYVGVETA from the coding sequence ATGGCTGCAGCTGGCGAGAGGCCTCTGAACGAGGTTCAGTTCCTGACCGTGGCGGAAGTCGCCGCGGTGATGCGCGTGTCGAAGATGACCGTGTACCGCTTGGTGCACAGCGGTCATCTGCCGGCGATCCGGGTGGGCAGGTCCTTCCGGGTGCCGGAGCAAGCGGTACACGAGTACCTCCGCGAGAGCTATGTGGGGGTGGAGACGGCCTGA
- a CDS encoding redox-sensing transcriptional repressor Rex codes for MATGRTHRPATRSRGIPEATVARLPLYLRALTALSERSVPTVSSEELAAAAGVNSAKLRKDFSYLGSYGTRGVGYDVEYLVYQISRELGLTQDWPVVIVGIGNLGAALANYGGFASRGFRVAALIDADPAMAGKPVAGIPVQHTDELEKIIDDNGVSIGVIATPAGAAQQVCDRLVAAGVTSILNFAPTVLSVPDGVDVRKVDLSIELQILAFHEQRKAGEEAASEADAVPLAAKEAGKGPDGDVPAVMPA; via the coding sequence GTGGCAACTGGCCGAACTCACCGACCGGCGACCCGTAGCCGAGGGATTCCCGAGGCCACCGTCGCCAGGCTTCCGCTGTACCTCCGTGCCCTGACCGCGCTGTCGGAGCGCTCGGTACCCACCGTTTCATCCGAGGAGCTGGCGGCCGCCGCGGGGGTCAACTCCGCGAAGTTGCGCAAGGACTTCTCGTACCTGGGCTCGTACGGAACGCGGGGCGTGGGCTACGACGTCGAGTATCTCGTCTACCAGATCTCACGTGAGCTGGGGCTGACCCAGGACTGGCCGGTCGTGATCGTCGGAATCGGTAACCTCGGCGCCGCGCTCGCCAATTACGGCGGGTTCGCCTCGCGCGGGTTCCGGGTGGCGGCGTTGATAGACGCCGATCCGGCGATGGCGGGCAAGCCGGTCGCGGGGATCCCGGTCCAGCACACGGACGAGCTGGAAAAGATCATCGACGACAACGGTGTGTCCATCGGGGTGATCGCCACCCCCGCCGGCGCCGCCCAGCAGGTGTGCGACCGACTGGTCGCCGCCGGTGTCACGTCCATCCTGAACTTCGCGCCCACCGTCCTGTCCGTGCCGGACGGTGTCGACGTCCGCAAGGTCGACCTCTCGATCGAACTCCAGATCCTCGCCTTCCACGAGCAGCGCAAGGCCGGCGAGGAGGCCGCGAGCGAGGCCGACGCAGTACCGCTGGCTGCCAAGGAGGCCGGGAAAGGGCCCGACGGGGATGTCCCCGCCGTGATGCCGGCATGA
- a CDS encoding acetoin utilization protein AcuC yields the protein MSGRAQLMWDEAVTGYDFGPDHPMDPVRLALTRSLVTAFGLDREMDVVSAKPAGESTLRLVHREDYVAAVRAASADPEGADGSYGLGTVDDPAFAGMHEVSALIAGQSVGAAEAVWRGDALHAVNFAGGLHHAMPGGASGFCIYNDASIAIARLLELGAERVAYVDVDVHHGDGVQAAFWEDPRVLTISLHEHPRTLFPQTGWPEETGAPSSAEGSAVNVALPAGTGDAGWVRAFHAVVPELIADFRPQVLVTQHGADTHFEDPLAHLAVSLDAQRAVQVALHELAHEYADGRWVALGGGGYAVVDVVPRSWTHLVAIAAGREIAPETAIPEEWRQQVFARTRQLAPARMTDGRWPVVWAGWDAGYDPADRLDQAVVAARKAVFPLRGLLP from the coding sequence ATGAGCGGCCGCGCACAGCTGATGTGGGACGAGGCAGTAACGGGCTATGACTTCGGTCCGGACCATCCGATGGATCCGGTCCGGCTGGCGCTGACCCGGAGCCTGGTGACTGCCTTCGGGCTCGACCGGGAGATGGATGTCGTCTCGGCGAAGCCGGCGGGGGAGTCGACGCTGCGGCTCGTGCATCGCGAGGACTACGTGGCGGCGGTCAGGGCGGCGTCCGCCGATCCCGAGGGCGCGGACGGGTCGTACGGGCTGGGGACGGTGGACGATCCGGCCTTCGCCGGGATGCACGAGGTGTCCGCGCTCATCGCGGGGCAGTCGGTCGGGGCGGCGGAGGCCGTGTGGCGGGGGGACGCGCTGCACGCCGTGAACTTCGCGGGCGGGCTGCATCACGCGATGCCCGGGGGTGCTTCGGGGTTCTGTATCTACAACGACGCGTCGATCGCCATCGCCCGGCTGCTGGAGCTGGGGGCCGAGCGCGTCGCCTACGTGGACGTCGATGTGCATCACGGGGACGGGGTGCAGGCGGCGTTCTGGGAGGACCCGAGGGTTCTGACGATCTCGCTGCACGAGCATCCCCGGACCCTGTTCCCGCAGACCGGGTGGCCGGAGGAGACGGGGGCCCCGTCGAGCGCGGAGGGGTCGGCCGTGAACGTGGCGCTGCCGGCGGGGACCGGGGACGCGGGGTGGGTGCGGGCGTTCCACGCGGTGGTGCCCGAGCTGATCGCCGACTTCCGGCCGCAGGTGCTGGTGACCCAGCACGGCGCCGACACGCACTTCGAGGATCCGTTGGCGCATCTGGCGGTGTCGCTGGACGCGCAGCGGGCCGTCCAGGTGGCGCTGCACGAGCTGGCGCACGAGTACGCCGACGGGCGGTGGGTCGCGCTCGGCGGCGGCGGGTACGCGGTGGTGGATGTGGTGCCGAGGTCGTGGACGCACCTGGTGGCGATCGCGGCGGGCCGGGAGATCGCGCCGGAGACCGCGATTCCCGAGGAGTGGCGGCAGCAGGTGTTCGCTCGTACGCGGCAGTTGGCGCCGGCGCGGATGACTGATGGGCGGTGGCCTGTGGTCTGGGCGGGGTGGGACGCGGGGTACGACCCCGCGGACCGGTTGGACCAGGCGGTGGTGGCCGCGCGGAAGGCTGTGTTTCCGTTGCGTGGGTTGCTGCCGTAG
- a CDS encoding DUF5667 domain-containing protein: MIANVSAHRRANAFAQALEELSDRGTAAEQPEGSAPAPAAEQTEQGRMLALTTGLDELPKPVLDPEVKVVHRAQLVAAMEAMLRDGTLPGREASDPSVPEQRSGKARGAHRASPLGKLRPRSRLTKGLAAGGLSVGVAASAFGGVAAASSDALPGDSLYGLKRGIEDVKLTLADDTDDRGRLYLDQASTRLSEARRLMERGRGGQLDHESLGEIRRALTGMRHDASEGHRLLHEAYERDPESLGPIRALSAFSRSHREAWGALRDRLPVQLGDVSQQVSSVFDAIDDEVAPHSSLLPQPPAQDGDGKQRSTGSGSPGTADTGRPAPSATGGSVGGGEDTSGRPKPSTSNSDSGGEGLVGGTTGGLLDPPQDDTTSSSPSTGRSTPPEDPDVTLPPLLPGLLPGLGIDGDNS; the protein is encoded by the coding sequence GTGATCGCGAACGTATCGGCGCACCGGCGGGCGAACGCCTTCGCCCAGGCCCTGGAGGAGCTGTCCGACCGGGGCACGGCGGCCGAGCAGCCCGAGGGATCGGCACCGGCCCCGGCAGCGGAACAGACCGAGCAGGGCCGCATGCTGGCCCTCACCACCGGTCTCGACGAGCTGCCCAAGCCAGTGCTCGACCCCGAGGTCAAGGTCGTCCATCGCGCCCAGTTGGTGGCCGCGATGGAAGCCATGCTGCGGGACGGCACACTGCCGGGGCGCGAGGCGTCGGACCCTTCGGTGCCCGAACAGCGATCGGGCAAGGCGCGGGGCGCGCACCGGGCAAGTCCGCTGGGCAAGTTGCGGCCACGGTCCCGTCTGACGAAGGGTCTCGCCGCCGGCGGGCTCAGCGTCGGCGTGGCCGCGAGCGCCTTCGGCGGTGTGGCAGCCGCCAGTTCGGACGCCCTGCCCGGTGACTCGCTCTACGGCCTCAAGCGCGGCATCGAGGACGTGAAGCTCACCCTGGCCGACGACACCGACGACCGGGGCCGGCTCTATCTGGACCAGGCGTCGACCCGCCTCAGCGAGGCCCGCCGCCTCATGGAGCGCGGCCGGGGCGGACAACTCGACCACGAGTCCCTCGGCGAGATCCGCCGCGCCCTCACCGGGATGCGGCACGACGCCTCCGAGGGCCACCGCCTGCTCCACGAGGCCTACGAGCGAGATCCGGAGTCCCTGGGCCCCATCCGGGCCCTCTCTGCGTTCTCCCGGTCCCACCGCGAGGCCTGGGGTGCGCTCCGCGACCGGCTGCCCGTGCAGCTCGGGGACGTGAGTCAGCAGGTCTCGTCGGTCTTCGACGCCATAGACGACGAGGTCGCCCCGCACTCGTCGCTGCTGCCGCAGCCCCCCGCCCAGGACGGCGACGGCAAGCAGCGGTCCACGGGCTCCGGTTCCCCCGGCACCGCGGACACCGGCCGTCCGGCCCCGAGCGCCACCGGCGGCTCCGTCGGCGGCGGCGAGGACACCAGCGGCAGACCCAAGCCGTCCACCTCGAACTCGGACAGCGGCGGCGAAGGACTCGTCGGCGGCACCACCGGCGGCCTGCTGGACCCGCCCCAGGACGACACCACCAGCAGCTCCCCGTCCACCGGCAGGTCCACCCCGCCCGAGGACCCCGACGTCACCCTCCCGCCCCTCCTCCCGGGCCTCCTGCCCGGCCTGGGCATCGACGGCGACAACAGCTAG
- a CDS encoding HAD family hydrolase, with protein sequence MAALGWLTPRRRSATARSVLAGEASAEAARKSSQELEDISPAPDAVQEPEFPVLGDDKAAAFFDLDNTVMQGASLFHFGRGLYKRKFFETRDLARFAWQQAWFRLAGSEDPEHMQDAQNSALSIVQGHRVAELTIIGEEIYDEYMAERIWPGTRALAQAHIDAGQKVWLVTAAPVEIAQVIARRLGLTGALGTVAESVDGVYTGKLVGEPLHGPAKAEAVRALAAAEGLDLSRCAAYSDSHNDIPMLSLVGHPYAINPDSKLRKHARDMDWRLRDYRTARKAAKVGLPAAAGVGAVAGGTAAAIALHRRRR encoded by the coding sequence ATGGCCGCTCTCGGATGGCTCACTCCCCGTAGGCGCTCCGCCACGGCGCGGAGCGTTTTGGCAGGCGAGGCCTCTGCGGAGGCAGCGCGCAAGTCCTCCCAGGAGTTGGAGGACATCTCCCCCGCGCCCGACGCCGTCCAGGAACCGGAGTTCCCGGTCCTCGGCGACGACAAGGCCGCCGCGTTCTTCGACCTCGACAACACCGTGATGCAGGGCGCCTCGCTCTTCCACTTCGGCCGGGGCCTGTACAAGCGGAAGTTCTTCGAGACGCGCGACCTCGCCCGATTCGCCTGGCAGCAGGCGTGGTTCAGGCTGGCGGGCTCCGAGGACCCCGAGCACATGCAGGACGCCCAGAACTCCGCGCTCTCCATCGTCCAGGGCCACCGCGTCGCCGAACTGACGATCATTGGCGAGGAGATCTACGACGAGTACATGGCCGAGCGCATCTGGCCGGGCACGCGCGCCCTGGCCCAGGCCCACATCGACGCCGGCCAGAAGGTCTGGCTCGTCACGGCCGCCCCCGTCGAGATCGCCCAGGTCATCGCCCGCCGCCTCGGCCTGACCGGCGCGTTGGGCACGGTCGCCGAGTCCGTCGACGGCGTCTACACCGGCAAGCTGGTCGGCGAGCCGCTGCACGGCCCGGCGAAGGCCGAGGCCGTGCGCGCCCTGGCCGCCGCCGAGGGTCTCGACCTCTCGCGCTGCGCCGCGTACAGCGACTCCCACAACGACATCCCGATGCTGTCGCTCGTGGGCCACCCGTACGCCATCAACCCCGACAGCAAACTCCGCAAGCACGCCCGCGACATGGACTGGCGGCTGCGTGACTACCGCACCGCCCGCAAGGCCGCCAAGGTCGGCCTCCCCGCGGCGGCGGGCGTCGGCGCGGTGGCCGGCGGCACGGCGGCCGCGATCGCACTGCACCGTCGTCGCCGCTGA
- a CDS encoding ECF subfamily RNA polymerase sigma factor, BldN family, whose protein sequence is MYPHVGVDASGLATLRATVNQLLRGFVPTAYAVPALATSAAPVGPCYALADSVEPGPGRSAVTEGRWSGDGRAGRRARSGSTATTTRRPAADSDSARMMDLVERAQSGEADAFGRLYDQYSDTVYRYIYYRVGGKATAEDLTSETFLRALRRIGTFTWQGRDFGAWLVTIARNLVADHFKSSRFRLEVTTGEMLDANEVERSPEDSVLESLSNAALLEAVRRLNPQQQECVTLRFLQGLSVAETARVMGKNEGAIKTLQYRAVRTLARLLPDDAR, encoded by the coding sequence GTGTACCCACACGTCGGGGTTGACGCCTCGGGCCTGGCTACGCTGCGCGCGACAGTCAACCAACTGTTGCGCGGCTTCGTCCCCACCGCGTACGCCGTCCCCGCCCTCGCCACCTCCGCCGCGCCCGTCGGCCCGTGCTACGCACTGGCCGACAGCGTCGAGCCGGGGCCAGGGCGAAGCGCTGTCACCGAGGGGCGGTGGTCGGGTGACGGGCGGGCGGGCAGACGAGCCCGTTCGGGATCCACCGCCACGACCACCCGCCGTCCCGCCGCGGACAGCGACAGCGCCCGCATGATGGACCTCGTCGAACGCGCCCAGTCCGGCGAGGCCGACGCCTTCGGCCGTCTGTACGACCAGTACAGCGACACCGTCTACCGCTACATCTACTACCGCGTCGGCGGCAAGGCGACCGCCGAGGACCTCACCAGCGAGACCTTCCTGCGCGCCCTGCGCCGCATCGGCACGTTCACCTGGCAGGGCCGCGACTTCGGCGCCTGGCTGGTCACCATCGCCCGCAACCTGGTGGCCGACCACTTCAAGTCAAGCCGCTTCCGGCTGGAGGTCACCACCGGCGAGATGCTCGACGCCAACGAGGTCGAGCGCTCCCCCGAGGACTCCGTCCTGGAGTCCCTCTCCAACGCCGCCCTCCTGGAAGCCGTACGCCGGCTCAACCCCCAGCAGCAGGAGTGCGTCACCCTCCGCTTCCTCCAGGGCCTCTCCGTCGCGGAGACCGCCCGGGTCATGGGCAAGAACGAGGGCGCGATCAAGACCCTCCAGTACCGCGCGGTCCGCACCCTCGCCCGCCTCCTCCCGGACGACGCCCGCTGA
- a CDS encoding phosphatase has product MVSGGALRRHLVGAGLAGRVATAREVSLRSYRLFAARDPRFLIGIDPEMAWCQRDVLALMAERCGVSADPACTSGQDVIDPELTVGALDRFAERLGAVARSGGAVLLGTGHPHRLIGFYGALADALSAAGCEVLTPATGRRVDITTRFGLRTYNLDYVRGVALVREAPALRSGGATGVHTHSPLPVRVALAAAAEAGGPLPELVVGDHGWVCGAGQLGFEAIGLADADDPALFVGEAEGRVSVAVPLDDGVRSDYYRPLTRYVLNRACLSQ; this is encoded by the coding sequence GTGGTGAGCGGTGGGGCTTTGCGGCGGCATCTGGTGGGGGCCGGGTTGGCTGGGAGGGTGGCCACCGCCCGGGAGGTGAGTCTGCGGAGTTATCGGTTGTTCGCGGCTCGGGATCCTCGGTTCTTGATCGGGATTGATCCGGAGATGGCTTGGTGCCAGCGGGATGTGCTCGCGCTGATGGCCGAGAGATGCGGGGTTTCGGCCGATCCGGCGTGCACATCAGGGCAGGATGTGATCGATCCGGAGTTGACCGTCGGGGCGCTGGACCGTTTCGCGGAACGGCTCGGGGCGGTCGCTCGGAGTGGCGGAGCGGTGCTCCTCGGGACCGGGCACCCGCACCGGCTGATCGGCTTCTACGGCGCGTTGGCGGACGCTTTGTCGGCGGCGGGATGTGAGGTCCTCACCCCAGCGACGGGTAGACGTGTCGACATAACGACCCGGTTCGGTCTACGCACGTACAACCTCGACTACGTACGAGGAGTCGCTCTCGTCCGTGAGGCGCCCGCCCTGCGCTCCGGTGGTGCGACCGGCGTGCACACGCATTCACCCCTCCCGGTTCGGGTGGCTCTCGCGGCCGCCGCGGAGGCCGGCGGGCCGCTCCCGGAACTCGTGGTGGGAGACCACGGATGGGTCTGCGGGGCAGGTCAGCTGGGGTTCGAGGCGATCGGGCTCGCCGATGCGGACGATCCGGCGCTCTTCGTGGGGGAGGCGGAGGGGCGGGTGTCCGTCGCCGTTCCACTTGATGACGGTGTGCGGTCTGATTACTACCGACCGCTGACCCGCTACGTACTCAATCGGGCGTGTCTGTCACAGTAG
- a CDS encoding NAD-dependent epimerase/dehydratase family protein: MGKVVLVTGVARQLGGRFVRRIQRDPQVDRVIAVDAEPPGHHLGGADFVQADIRQPAIARLLAEHNVDTVVHMDVTGTPLGSGGRATLKETNVIGTMQLLGACQKSPLVKRLVVKSSTNVYGSAPRDPAVFTENTPPKSLPSGGFAKDTVEVEGYVRGFARRRPDVAVCVLRFANILGPSADSPLASYFSLPVLPTVLGYDPRLQFVHEDDVIEVLRIASHEPARGTLNSGTFNIAGDGVLLLSQCARRLGRPTVPLLMPAVSWVGSMVRTLGVTDFSPEQLRLLTHGRVVSTNQMRDTLGYRARYTTAETFADFARSRGPGLLPPEALAGAIDRIAALPVPTVGGGQPPTQSAN, encoded by the coding sequence TTGGGGAAGGTCGTGCTCGTCACCGGTGTGGCCCGTCAGCTGGGAGGCCGGTTCGTCCGGCGGATCCAGCGCGACCCGCAGGTCGACCGGGTCATCGCCGTGGACGCGGAGCCGCCGGGCCACCATCTGGGCGGAGCGGACTTCGTCCAGGCCGACATCCGTCAGCCCGCCATAGCCCGTCTGCTGGCCGAGCACAACGTGGACACCGTGGTGCACATGGACGTCACGGGCACCCCGCTGGGCAGCGGTGGTCGCGCCACGCTGAAGGAGACCAACGTCATCGGCACCATGCAGTTGCTCGGTGCCTGTCAGAAGTCCCCGTTGGTCAAGCGGCTGGTCGTGAAGTCCAGTACGAACGTGTACGGCTCCGCGCCGCGCGATCCGGCCGTGTTCACCGAGAACACCCCGCCCAAGTCACTGCCCAGCGGCGGCTTCGCCAAGGACACCGTGGAGGTCGAGGGGTACGTCCGAGGGTTCGCCCGGCGACGGCCCGATGTGGCCGTGTGTGTGCTGCGGTTCGCGAACATCCTCGGACCGAGCGCCGATTCGCCGCTCGCCTCCTACTTCTCGCTGCCGGTGCTGCCGACCGTGCTGGGCTACGACCCCCGGCTGCAGTTCGTGCACGAGGACGACGTCATCGAGGTGCTGCGGATCGCCTCGCACGAACCGGCACGGGGCACTCTCAACAGCGGCACGTTCAACATCGCCGGCGACGGTGTGCTGCTGCTCTCGCAGTGCGCGCGGCGTCTCGGGCGGCCGACGGTGCCGCTGCTGATGCCGGCGGTCAGCTGGGTCGGCTCCATGGTCCGGACGCTGGGCGTCACCGACTTCTCGCCGGAGCAGCTGCGGCTGCTGACGCACGGGCGGGTCGTGTCGACCAACCAGATGCGCGACACGCTCGGCTACCGGGCCAGGTACACGACCGCGGAGACGTTCGCTGACTTCGCGCGCAGCAGGGGGCCCGGCCTCCTGCCTCCCGAGGCCCTCGCAGGGGCCATCGACCGGATCGCCGCCCTGCCCGTGCCCACCGTGGGTGGCGGTCAACCCCCGACGCAGAGCGCCAACTGA
- a CDS encoding lysophospholipid acyltransferase family protein yields the protein MADAKVIPFDDDRTRGGGVQRPSRRRTTGSRRKGESAVVRDVRESGEVQALPGRPTRTDDVPVTREKPEPPQGAAEAQDGGGLERRIAGGLAFLRKRLTGDYEVDDFGFDAELTDQVLMSLLRPVYEKYFRVEVKGIENIPTDGGALIVSNHSGTLPLDGLMMQVAVHDNHPTGRHLRLLAADLVFMLPVVNELARKLGHTLACAEDASRLLQQGELVGVMPEGFKGLGKPFGDRYKLQRFGRGGFVSTALRAGTPIIPCSIVGAEEIYPMIGNSRTLARLLGFPYFPITPTFPWLGPLGAVPLPTKWTIQFGEPIPTDGYPPEAAEDPMLMFNLTDQVREQIQHTLYKLLVQRRSVFF from the coding sequence ATGGCGGATGCCAAGGTCATTCCGTTCGACGACGACCGGACGCGCGGGGGTGGCGTGCAGCGCCCGTCGCGCCGCCGGACCACGGGGAGTCGGCGCAAGGGCGAGAGCGCGGTCGTCCGGGACGTCCGTGAATCCGGCGAGGTCCAGGCTCTCCCCGGACGGCCGACCAGGACCGATGATGTCCCTGTGACACGGGAGAAGCCGGAGCCGCCCCAGGGGGCCGCCGAGGCACAGGACGGCGGCGGGCTGGAGCGACGGATCGCGGGAGGGCTCGCGTTCCTGCGCAAACGCCTCACGGGCGACTACGAGGTCGACGACTTCGGCTTCGACGCCGAACTCACCGACCAGGTGCTGATGTCCCTGCTGCGGCCGGTGTACGAGAAGTACTTCCGCGTCGAGGTGAAGGGCATCGAGAACATCCCGACGGACGGCGGCGCCCTGATCGTCTCCAACCACTCGGGGACGCTGCCGCTGGACGGCCTGATGATGCAGGTCGCCGTGCACGACAACCACCCCACCGGGCGGCATCTGCGGCTGCTCGCCGCGGACCTGGTCTTCATGCTGCCGGTGGTCAACGAGCTGGCCCGCAAGCTCGGGCACACCCTCGCGTGTGCGGAGGACGCCTCACGGCTGCTGCAGCAGGGCGAGCTGGTCGGGGTCATGCCGGAGGGCTTCAAGGGGCTCGGCAAGCCCTTCGGGGACCGCTACAAGCTTCAGCGGTTCGGTCGGGGCGGCTTCGTCTCCACGGCCCTGCGGGCGGGCACGCCGATCATCCCGTGCTCGATCGTGGGCGCGGAGGAGATCTACCCGATGATCGGGAACTCCAGGACACTCGCCCGGCTGCTCGGTTTCCCGTACTTCCCGATCACGCCGACCTTCCCGTGGCTCGGCCCCCTGGGTGCCGTACCGCTCCCGACGAAGTGGACCATCCAGTTCGGCGAGCCGATTCCGACGGACGGCTATCCGCCGGAGGCAGCCGAGGACCCGATGTTGATGTTCAACCTGACCGACCAGGTACGGGAGCAGATCCAGCACACGCTGTACAAGCTGCTGGTGCAGCGGCGGTCCGTGTTCTTCTAG
- a CDS encoding 30S ribosomal protein bS22: MGSVIKKRRKRMAKKKHRKLLKRTRVQRRNKK; this comes from the coding sequence GTGGGCTCTGTTATCAAGAAGCGGCGCAAGCGGATGGCTAAGAAGAAGCACCGCAAGCTGCTCAAGCGCACCCGCGTTCAGCGTCGCAACAAGAAGTAA
- a CDS encoding glutaredoxin family protein has product MARMSAMFRRTPKNPGERLVTLIGKPGCHLCDDAEAVIGKVCGELGVPWEKKDITQDEELHRQYWEQVPVVLVDGAQHTFWRVNEERLRKALAPR; this is encoded by the coding sequence ATGGCCCGCATGAGTGCCATGTTCCGGCGGACGCCGAAGAATCCCGGTGAGCGACTCGTCACACTGATCGGCAAACCGGGGTGCCATCTGTGCGACGACGCGGAGGCGGTGATCGGGAAGGTCTGCGGTGAGCTGGGCGTTCCCTGGGAGAAGAAGGACATCACCCAGGACGAGGAACTGCACCGGCAGTACTGGGAGCAGGTCCCCGTGGTGCTCGTGGACGGCGCGCAGCACACCTTCTGGCGTGTGAACGAGGAGCGCCTTCGCAAAGCCCTCGCGCCGAGGTGA